The following are encoded in a window of Clostridia bacterium genomic DNA:
- a CDS encoding amino acid adenylation domain-containing protein, with product MSFDQFSQNIFLTSGEFEEERKYWNEKLKGEITMSAFPASSYATEEHETKKAYVYSNISTSTSEKLVSMTRNSHYGMYMFLLAAFEYLLYRYTGNEDIVVGMPAFKSDTEATSTKNILLLRSIVDGKAAFKDFLLEIKKTVTEADRYSNFPYSKISGLINPERGNESNPYVKTMVLMEEIHDTNMLEDTDTDLIFSFSVKEKLVKLNMEYNPALYGRNMMQQIIEQFSNILDTVTQDPKINLADINILSEKDSHRILYELNNTQASYPEEKTIHLLFEEQAGRKPDNTAVIFRDDKILYKELNEKSNQLARKLREHGACPDKVIAIMAERSIEMIIGMLAVLKAGGAYLPIDPDYPEERISYMLEDSGTEILLTYNTNNAVQLALGSDKNIKVIDLCEESLFSGDCSNLSAVNKPTDLAYIIYTSGTTGKSKGVMIEHRNVVRLMFNDKMQFDFSDTDVWTMFHSFCFDFSVWEIYGALLYGGKLVIVSKQSAQDPGEYLRLLKKNTVTILNQTPTAFYSLMNEELKSDDQSLAIRYVVFGGEALHPLMLKKWREKYPETKLINMYGITETTVHVTYKEISEKEIEMGISNIGKPIPTLTVYIMDKHLRLLPVGAIGELCVGGDGVGRGYLNRPELTKERFVENPYKKGERLYRSGDLAKLLPDGDMEYYGRIDHQVKIRGHRIELGEIESVILKYGPVQEAVAVVGEDTNKNKYICLYYVSMESLSVSELRGYLAGKLPGYMIPAYFVHMDKIPVTSNNKVDRKSLPKPESCICAEVEYEAPRNEIEEKLLDIWREVLEIGDTGINGNFFNLGGDSIKAISLINKVNRGLGTSILIKDIYMNQTIKELGEFIKTTDWQVREDNLGIGLSAIEEIKNKVLENEKQVSKLPEGYEDFYPLSPIQQGMVFFTRLMPEEPIYHDQFPYLIKFGNLDLRVFNAAVRILADKHQILRTTFDLENFSEPLQIVHSVDSGIIPEIKIDDISYLSNKDQEKKISQYMEDELKDKFRFDNDLLWRLRIFRLDETNYCMILSCQHAILDGWSVASLMSELLEIFNRLVKGDKYENQKLMSSYKDYVAMCISRKASERVRDYWKNILKGYTRNKLPFNFAGKKIRSLTGSRILSADLNPELLKTLERKAKEYNCTVKDICLAAHVYLLGLISSESDIITGVVTHDRPTIEDSEKILGCFLNTMPLRIKVENVVNKYGIIDTVKKSLREMKANELFLADIAGIIGENGTSGNPIFDTLHNFTDFHVLKNVEQSDMVKDSDRNIQINSNEMTNTLFDLEVSKTLDSLYLQIKYSQNFFHDEDMQMAFDLYVRILEEFGYGNDECLRSEKLITPEQIKEIAYDFNDTKVEYAREKTMHMLFEEQAAKTPENVALVMGDKQLTYRELNEKANQLARVLLEKGVKNGENIALITQRSFEMIIGMFGILKCGCAYVPIDPGYPLARQEYIAKNSKVTAVVVDREYDISHENVIKINFEEMSRFTCSNLDIKKDSRDLAYVIYTSGSTGMPKGVMIEHHSAVNLISWVNKEFSVNENDSLLFITSMCFDLSVYDIFGILASGGRVVIAKREQVQNPDELKQLLTENRITFWDSVPSTMNYLVNSLEGNNEDYVQEQLRLVFMSGDWIPVRLPEKIKRYFPNARPISLGGATEGTVWSIYYPILYVDKNQTSIPYGKPIDNNYFYILDDNMNVVPRGVAGELYIGGVGVARGYMNDEERTKASFVKNKLLESEMMYKTGDLGRMLPDGNIEFLGRKDHQVKIRGFRVELGEIENQLSKHISVKECVVVDRADTQGTKYLCAYLVSDNDLSASELKEFLSASLPDYMIPTHFTLIEKIPLTDNGKIDRKALPEPDAYMNTGVKYAAPRNEIETKLVDIWQEVLHLDRVGITDSFSELGGDSILIIKLQVEMGKNGMPIKIQDIYQNETIEELALFIANREQTDANIGDSKKSQEVREKGGEHNTKPLHLKSRNAKIISSITENTDSYTMKELSCFYKPWAILYASYKPEYFDLFLFYTSYYSTFMAEGWFTDINDPDAAFIDFGNKLLREKFGLYIETVEFNGEEDFHKNIKEEIDKGTRILIPGDQFYINYYEDYRKKHHGHYFIIKGYDAEREIYYILDNMHVRGGTSITYENFTMDFSKMYEVGWNFFTYLVQKGQKPSFWALRQLKNTGSYDYINLLEEHCKFLNRINSGETDIVKHLEHEALKSLEMFGNNYTVDDIEFLVRILNFKSVYYDLLFKFLRRAKAAEESVEKLQALKGLLSEKWNDVRTAIIQKIISADSNYDEIKALIENCISKEREFRDIYIEIISALNLEKSANKAGCSDIEFVERNSNKALIIRDDNKIQIIHSSENIYNTWVLQDAAAQLLVYTPDDIGFSIEARVTTDTPTESFFNSGIVLRMEDESKYFYGSEKGMIIEVICPEMGDDYSVYARRDLNKDLYLKVERTSEEYIFYSKLNRYDNWREEYTMKTTQKTSSFGLFSRTWDSINHKTEFSDINISIKNSRGL from the coding sequence ATGAGTTTTGATCAGTTTTCGCAGAATATATTTCTGACAAGTGGGGAATTTGAAGAGGAGAGAAAGTACTGGAATGAAAAGCTTAAGGGCGAAATTACTATGAGTGCTTTTCCTGCATCTTCATATGCTACAGAGGAACATGAAACTAAAAAAGCGTATGTGTACAGTAATATCAGTACCAGCACATCTGAAAAGCTTGTTTCAATGACAAGGAACTCCCATTATGGAATGTATATGTTTTTATTGGCTGCTTTTGAGTATTTGCTTTACAGGTATACCGGAAACGAGGATATTGTTGTAGGAATGCCTGCATTTAAAAGTGATACAGAAGCAACTTCAACAAAAAATATCCTTTTACTAAGAAGCATTGTGGACGGAAAAGCTGCTTTCAAGGATTTTCTTCTGGAAATAAAAAAGACTGTAACTGAAGCTGACCGATATTCAAATTTTCCTTACAGCAAGATTTCAGGGTTAATAAACCCGGAAAGAGGGAATGAGTCTAATCCGTATGTAAAAACTATGGTATTGATGGAAGAAATTCATGATACTAATATGCTGGAGGATACAGATACTGATCTGATTTTTTCCTTTTCGGTAAAAGAAAAGCTGGTGAAGCTAAATATGGAATATAATCCTGCATTGTATGGAAGAAATATGATGCAGCAGATAATAGAGCAATTTTCAAATATACTGGATACAGTGACACAAGATCCGAAAATCAATTTGGCAGACATAAATATCCTTTCTGAAAAAGACAGCCATCGTATTCTATATGAATTGAACAATACACAGGCCAGTTATCCGGAAGAAAAAACCATTCACCTGCTGTTTGAGGAGCAAGCCGGAAGAAAGCCTGACAATACTGCTGTGATATTCCGGGATGATAAGATACTATATAAAGAACTGAATGAGAAATCCAACCAGTTGGCGCGGAAATTAAGGGAACATGGAGCGTGTCCTGACAAAGTAATTGCTATCATGGCAGAACGGTCAATTGAAATGATTATAGGAATGCTGGCCGTTTTGAAGGCAGGAGGAGCATATCTGCCAATAGACCCTGATTACCCTGAAGAAAGAATAAGCTATATGCTTGAGGATAGCGGAACCGAAATCCTGTTGACATATAATACAAACAATGCCGTACAATTGGCATTAGGCAGTGATAAAAATATCAAGGTTATTGATCTTTGTGAAGAGTCTCTGTTTAGCGGGGATTGCTCCAATCTTTCGGCTGTAAATAAGCCAACGGATCTGGCATACATAATATACACCTCCGGTACTACAGGTAAATCAAAGGGAGTAATGATAGAACACAGGAATGTGGTCAGACTAATGTTTAATGATAAAATGCAGTTTGATTTCAGTGATACTGATGTGTGGACAATGTTTCATTCATTCTGTTTTGATTTTTCTGTTTGGGAGATATATGGAGCTTTGCTGTACGGAGGAAAGCTGGTAATTGTTTCAAAACAATCTGCACAAGATCCTGGGGAGTATTTAAGACTTTTGAAAAAGAACACAGTGACAATTTTGAATCAGACTCCTACTGCATTTTACAGTCTGATGAACGAGGAACTTAAGTCTGATGATCAAAGCCTTGCAATCAGGTACGTGGTATTCGGCGGAGAGGCACTGCATCCGCTTATGCTGAAAAAATGGCGAGAAAAGTATCCCGAAACAAAACTTATAAACATGTATGGAATCACAGAGACAACAGTACATGTCACATATAAGGAAATTTCGGAAAAGGAGATAGAAATGGGTATAAGCAATATCGGAAAACCCATTCCTACCCTTACAGTGTACATAATGGACAAGCATCTGAGACTCCTGCCTGTAGGTGCTATTGGAGAATTATGTGTGGGAGGAGACGGTGTAGGGCGTGGATATCTGAACAGGCCGGAACTCACAAAAGAGCGTTTTGTAGAGAATCCGTACAAAAAGGGAGAACGGCTTTATCGGTCGGGAGACCTTGCGAAGCTGCTGCCGGATGGGGATATGGAGTATTACGGTAGAATAGACCATCAGGTAAAAATAAGAGGCCATAGAATTGAGTTGGGGGAGATAGAATCTGTTATACTAAAGTATGGCCCGGTTCAGGAAGCAGTAGCTGTTGTAGGAGAAGATACAAATAAGAATAAATATATTTGTCTATACTATGTTTCCATGGAAAGTTTATCCGTTTCTGAGCTCAGAGGCTATCTGGCCGGAAAACTTCCGGGGTATATGATTCCGGCTTATTTTGTACATATGGATAAAATACCTGTAACTTCCAATAATAAAGTTGACAGAAAATCTCTGCCAAAACCCGAGAGTTGTATCTGTGCAGAAGTAGAGTATGAGGCTCCAAGGAATGAGATTGAAGAAAAATTACTGGATATATGGAGAGAAGTATTGGAAATAGGGGATACAGGTATAAATGGTAATTTCTTTAACCTGGGCGGAGATTCCATAAAAGCTATAAGCCTAATCAATAAGGTTAACAGAGGTTTGGGTACAAGCATACTTATTAAGGATATATACATGAACCAGACGATTAAGGAACTGGGGGAATTTATAAAAACTACTGACTGGCAGGTGAGAGAAGATAATCTGGGAATCGGTCTGTCAGCTATTGAGGAGATTAAAAATAAAGTATTGGAAAATGAAAAGCAGGTAAGCAAACTGCCAGAAGGTTATGAGGATTTTTACCCTCTAAGTCCAATTCAGCAGGGAATGGTTTTCTTTACAAGGCTGATGCCTGAAGAACCTATTTATCACGATCAATTCCCATATCTTATAAAATTCGGGAATTTAGATTTACGTGTTTTTAATGCTGCTGTGAGGATACTGGCTGATAAGCATCAGATACTTAGAACAACCTTCGATCTTGAAAATTTTAGTGAGCCTTTGCAGATCGTACATAGTGTAGACAGTGGCATAATACCTGAAATAAAGATAGACGATATTTCATATTTGAGTAATAAGGATCAGGAAAAAAAGATAAGTCAATATATGGAGGACGAGCTGAAAGATAAGTTCAGATTTGATAATGACCTGCTGTGGAGGTTGCGTATATTCAGATTGGATGAAACAAATTACTGTATGATACTATCTTGCCAGCATGCCATCCTTGACGGCTGGAGTGTTGCAAGTCTTATGAGCGAATTACTTGAAATCTTTAACAGGCTTGTAAAGGGAGATAAATATGAAAATCAAAAACTCATGAGTTCATACAAGGATTATGTAGCTATGTGCATAAGCCGTAAGGCTTCAGAGAGGGTCAGGGATTACTGGAAGAATATATTGAAAGGTTATACACGCAACAAGCTTCCGTTCAATTTTGCAGGTAAAAAGATAAGAAGTTTAACGGGCAGCAGAATACTATCTGCTGACCTGAATCCTGAATTATTGAAAACACTGGAAAGAAAAGCGAAAGAATACAACTGCACAGTAAAGGATATATGTCTGGCGGCGCATGTTTACCTGCTTGGGTTGATAAGCTCGGAGAGTGACATCATTACCGGTGTTGTTACACATGACAGGCCGACTATTGAGGATAGCGAGAAAATCCTCGGGTGTTTTCTGAATACCATGCCACTAAGGATAAAAGTTGAAAACGTAGTTAATAAGTACGGAATAATTGATACGGTAAAAAAATCGCTGAGGGAAATGAAAGCAAACGAACTTTTTCTTGCGGATATTGCTGGAATAATTGGGGAAAATGGTACTTCAGGAAATCCTATATTCGATACGCTGCATAATTTTACCGATTTCCATGTTTTGAAAAATGTAGAACAATCGGATATGGTAAAAGATTCTGACAGAAATATACAAATAAACTCAAACGAAATGACCAATACCCTGTTTGATCTGGAAGTTTCAAAAACTCTGGATTCGCTGTATCTTCAGATAAAGTATTCACAGAACTTCTTTCATGATGAAGATATGCAAATGGCATTTGACTTATATGTAAGGATTCTTGAAGAGTTTGGATATGGTAATGATGAATGCCTTAGAAGTGAGAAACTGATTACACCAGAACAAATTAAAGAAATAGCGTATGACTTTAATGACACAAAGGTTGAGTATGCAAGGGAAAAAACCATGCACATGCTGTTTGAAGAGCAGGCCGCTAAAACTCCTGAAAATGTGGCATTGGTCATGGGAGATAAACAGCTCACTTACAGGGAATTAAATGAAAAAGCCAACCAGTTGGCAAGGGTATTACTGGAAAAAGGGGTAAAGAACGGGGAAAACATAGCCTTAATAACTCAACGCAGCTTCGAGATGATTATAGGTATGTTTGGAATCTTAAAATGCGGTTGTGCATATGTGCCTATAGACCCTGGATATCCTTTGGCAAGGCAAGAGTACATAGCCAAAAACTCCAAGGTAACTGCCGTAGTAGTAGACCGGGAATATGATATTAGTCATGAAAATGTGATAAAGATTAATTTTGAAGAAATGAGCAGATTCACTTGCAGCAACCTCGACATAAAAAAAGATTCAAGAGATTTAGCATATGTCATTTATACTTCAGGTTCTACGGGTATGCCAAAAGGTGTAATGATAGAGCACCACTCTGCAGTTAATCTGATTTCCTGGGTTAATAAAGAGTTTAGTGTAAACGAAAATGATTCTCTTTTATTTATTACATCCATGTGTTTTGATTTGTCTGTTTATGATATTTTCGGAATTCTGGCTTCCGGAGGCAGGGTTGTTATAGCAAAAAGGGAACAGGTGCAGAATCCTGACGAGCTAAAACAATTGCTGACTGAAAACAGGATAACATTCTGGGATTCCGTTCCGTCAACAATGAACTATCTTGTAAATTCCCTTGAAGGAAATAATGAAGATTATGTACAGGAGCAATTACGTCTGGTGTTTATGAGTGGTGACTGGATTCCTGTCCGTTTACCCGAGAAAATTAAGAGATATTTCCCCAATGCACGGCCCATATCGCTTGGGGGAGCTACTGAGGGAACGGTATGGTCAATATACTATCCGATTTTATATGTTGACAAGAATCAAACAAGCATACCATATGGCAAGCCGATAGACAACAACTATTTCTATATTCTGGATGATAATATGAATGTGGTACCCAGAGGTGTTGCGGGTGAACTATATATCGGCGGTGTTGGTGTTGCACGTGGGTATATGAATGATGAAGAAAGAACAAAAGCATCTTTTGTAAAGAACAAATTACTTGAATCTGAAATGATGTACAAGACAGGAGATTTGGGAAGGATGCTTCCTGATGGTAATATAGAGTTTCTAGGAAGAAAGGATCATCAGGTAAAAATAAGAGGGTTCAGAGTTGAACTGGGTGAGATTGAAAACCAGCTTTCTAAGCATATAAGCGTAAAAGAGTGTGTAGTGGTAGATAGGGCTGATACTCAGGGTACCAAGTATTTATGCGCTTACCTGGTGTCGGATAATGATTTGTCGGCTTCAGAATTAAAAGAATTCTTATCAGCCAGTTTACCGGATTATATGATTCCGACTCATTTTACCCTTATAGAAAAAATTCCGTTAACGGATAACGGTAAAATAGACAGAAAAGCATTACCCGAACCTGATGCATATATGAATACAGGTGTCAAATATGCAGCTCCAAGAAATGAAATAGAAACAAAGCTTGTAGATATCTGGCAAGAGGTACTGCATTTGGACAGAGTAGGGATAACTGACAGTTTTTCCGAACTTGGTGGAGATTCAATCCTTATTATAAAGCTGCAGGTTGAGATGGGTAAAAATGGCATGCCTATAAAGATTCAGGATATTTATCAGAATGAGACCATCGAAGAACTGGCTTTGTTTATTGCTAACAGGGAGCAGACTGATGCAAATATTGGAGATAGCAAAAAAAGTCAGGAAGTACGGGAGAAAGGCGGAGAACATAACACCAAACCCCTGCATTTGAAATCCAGGAATGCAAAAATAATCAGTAGCATTACAGAAAACACCGATAGTTATACTATGAAGGAACTAAGCTGTTTTTATAAACCATGGGCTATATTGTATGCTTCATATAAGCCGGAGTATTTCGACTTGTTCCTTTTCTACACAAGTTACTACAGTACATTTATGGCAGAAGGGTGGTTTACGGACATAAACGACCCTGATGCAGCATTTATTGATTTCGGTAATAAGTTATTAAGAGAAAAATTCGGCCTATATATAGAAACAGTGGAATTTAACGGTGAAGAGGATTTCCATAAAAATATTAAGGAAGAAATAGATAAGGGCACACGGATATTAATACCAGGAGACCAGTTTTATATAAATTACTATGAGGATTACAGGAAGAAGCACCACGGACATTATTTCATTATCAAGGGATACGATGCTGAAAGGGAAATATACTATATACTTGATAACATGCACGTTAGAGGAGGAACAAGTATAACGTATGAAAACTTCACAATGGATTTTTCCAAGATGTATGAAGTGGGTTGGAATTTCTTTACCTATCTTGTGCAAAAAGGGCAAAAGCCCAGCTTCTGGGCACTGAGACAATTAAAGAATACTGGTAGCTACGACTATATCAACCTTTTGGAGGAACACTGCAAATTCCTGAATAGGATTAATTCCGGAGAAACAGATATTGTTAAGCACCTTGAGCATGAAGCCTTAAAGAGCCTGGAGATGTTTGGGAATAATTATACTGTAGATGATATAGAGTTTTTAGTCAGGATACTAAACTTTAAATCAGTGTATTATGATTTATTGTTCAAATTCCTGAGAAGGGCAAAAGCAGCAGAAGAAAGTGTAGAAAAGCTGCAAGCTTTGAAAGGTTTGCTTAGTGAGAAATGGAATGATGTAAGGACTGCTATAATACAGAAGATAATAAGTGCAGACAGCAACTATGATGAAATAAAGGCATTAATAGAAAACTGTATAAGCAAAGAAAGGGAATTCAGGGATATTTATATTGAAATCATTTCGGCACTTAACCTGGAGAAATCTGCTAATAAAGCTGGCTGCAGCGATATCGAATTTGTCGAAAGAAACAGTAATAAGGCTCTTATCATAAGGGATGATAATAAAATTCAAATAATACATTCATCCGAAAACATATACAATACATGGGTTCTTCAGGATGCTGCCGCACAGTTGCTTGTATATACTCCCGATGACATCGGATTCAGCATCGAGGCCAGGGTCACTACTGATACTCCGACGGAAAGCTTTTTCAACAGCGGTATAGTCCTTAGAATGGAAGACGAGAGTAAATACTTTTATGGTAGCGAAAAAGGGATGATCATTGAAGTAATATGCCCTGAAATGGGGGACGACTACAGTGTCTATGCAAGAAGAGATTTGAATAAGGATTTGTATCTCAAAGTTGAAAGAACAAGCGAAGAGTATATTTTTTACTCAAAGCTTAACAGGTATGATAATTGGAGAGAGGAGTATACAATGAAGACAACCCAGAAAACCAGCAGTTTTGGTCTATTCTCAAGAACCTGGGACAGCATTAATCACAAAACTGAGTTCAGTGATATCAACATCTCCATAAAAAACAGCCGTGGCCTGTAG
- the tsf gene encoding translation elongation factor Ts: MITAEMVKQLRERTGAGMMDCKKALTEANGNTEKAIELLREKGLASAAKKAGRIAAEGLVDAYIHGDGRIGVLVEINIETDFAAKNEEFKSFVREVAMQIAAAKPEYVRREEVPAEIIEKEREILKAQALNEGKPEKIIEKMVEGRIEKYYKEVCLLEQPFIKDPDKTIQQLMTEKIASIGENINIRRFVRFERGEGLAKKEENFADEVMKQING; the protein is encoded by the coding sequence ATGATTACTGCTGAAATGGTTAAACAACTACGTGAGAGAACAGGTGCAGGTATGATGGACTGCAAAAAGGCTCTAACCGAAGCAAACGGTAATACTGAAAAGGCAATAGAATTATTAAGAGAAAAGGGCCTTGCATCTGCAGCAAAAAAAGCTGGCAGAATAGCTGCGGAAGGTCTGGTTGATGCTTACATACATGGTGATGGAAGAATAGGTGTATTGGTAGAAATTAACATAGAAACAGATTTTGCTGCAAAAAATGAAGAATTCAAATCATTCGTAAGGGAAGTAGCAATGCAGATAGCTGCTGCGAAACCTGAATATGTAAGAAGAGAAGAAGTACCTGCAGAAATTATTGAAAAAGAAAGAGAAATACTTAAAGCTCAGGCGCTAAACGAAGGTAAACCTGAAAAAATTATTGAAAAGATGGTAGAAGGAAGAATAGAGAAATATTATAAAGAAGTTTGCTTATTGGAACAACCATTCATAAAAGATCCAGATAAGACAATTCAACAGCTTATGACTGAAAAAATTGCTTCGATTGGAGAAAATATCAATATAAGAAGGTTTGTAAGGTTTGAAAGAGGCGAAGGTCTTGCTAAAAAAGAAGAAAACTTTGCTGATGAAGTAATGAAGCAAATAAATGGTTAA
- the ytvI gene encoding sporulation integral membrane protein YtvI has translation MSIENGSFPKQILKVVVTVSGLVLGIFTIYKLFFYLIPFILAFVFSILIEPVVGLLSKKLKLSRPAASAVSVFLVLCMFGLILVVIISRLIAEIVNLSETLPGYFNDFYRNMDDLIKKGTDIYLNLPGEVTQYIGNAASNLSTYLMKATNSFLTGVLNTAAFIPGLVVFILVTILATYFFLSDRDKIYVFFESILPKSVISNFLYIKNSMLFALLGYVKAQLILMTVTFVELYTGLLIIGVEHPLIIALLASFIDALPIIGVGSVLIPWSVYSVLTGNIKTGIAILILYVIVLVVRQTIEPKILSQQIGIHPLLTLLAMYTGLQLFGILGLILGPITVLLAKNILSGVLKNRTIKDLLAKPKNENNK, from the coding sequence ATGAGTATTGAAAATGGTTCATTTCCTAAACAGATTCTCAAGGTTGTAGTAACTGTTTCAGGATTGGTTCTGGGAATTTTTACTATATATAAACTGTTTTTTTACCTTATTCCATTTATACTTGCTTTTGTGTTTTCGATTCTTATCGAGCCTGTCGTAGGCTTGCTTTCAAAAAAGCTTAAACTTTCCAGACCGGCCGCATCAGCAGTTTCAGTATTTCTTGTCCTTTGCATGTTCGGCTTGATTTTAGTAGTTATTATTTCCAGACTGATAGCTGAGATCGTTAACCTGTCTGAAACCCTGCCAGGATATTTTAATGACTTCTACAGGAATATGGATGACTTAATAAAAAAAGGTACGGACATCTACCTTAATCTTCCTGGGGAGGTTACACAGTACATCGGAAATGCTGCTTCCAATTTATCTACTTATCTGATGAAAGCCACAAATTCGTTCCTTACGGGGGTTCTAAACACTGCGGCATTTATACCGGGTCTGGTTGTATTCATACTTGTAACGATTTTAGCTACCTATTTCTTTCTAAGCGACAGGGATAAAATATACGTTTTTTTCGAATCAATACTTCCTAAGAGTGTTATCAGCAATTTTCTTTATATAAAAAACAGTATGCTTTTTGCACTTTTAGGTTATGTTAAGGCACAGTTAATCCTAATGACTGTTACATTTGTAGAACTCTATACCGGTCTGTTGATTATCGGAGTAGAGCATCCTCTGATCATTGCGCTTTTGGCCAGTTTTATAGATGCATTGCCTATAATAGGGGTAGGAAGCGTACTTATACCCTGGTCTGTTTACTCGGTATTAACAGGTAATATTAAAACGGGAATAGCAATATTGATTTTGTATGTTATCGTGCTGGTAGTAAGACAAACTATCGAGCCTAAGATACTCAGTCAACAGATAGGGATACACCCTCTGCTGACATTGCTTGCAATGTATACCGGACTTCAGTTGTTCGGGATTTTAGGCTTGATTTTGGGACCGATAACGGTTCTTTTGGCAAAAAACATCCTATCCGGAGTTCTCAAAAATCGTACGATCAAGGATTTATTAGCCAAGCCAAAAAATGAGAACAACAAATAA
- the rpsB gene encoding 30S ribosomal protein S2 gives MSVISMKQLLEAGVHFGHQTRRWNPKMAEYIFTERNGIYIIDLQKTVKKVEEAYYFIREVAMNGEDVLFIGTKKQAQDAIKEEAERSGQYFVNARWLGGMLTNFKTIQKRINRLNQLTDMEKNGVFDVLPKKEVIKLKKEMEDLEKNLGGIKAMKRLPGAMFIVDPRKERNAILEARKLGIPVVAIVDTNCDPDEVDYVIPGNDDAIRAVKLIAAKIADAIIEGRQGEQLTTSDVEENGAEEAAE, from the coding sequence ATGTCAGTAATTTCAATGAAACAACTTTTAGAAGCAGGTGTTCATTTTGGTCACCAGACCAGGAGATGGAACCCAAAGATGGCCGAATATATCTTTACTGAAAGAAACGGCATCTACATTATCGATCTTCAAAAGACTGTAAAAAAAGTTGAAGAAGCTTATTACTTCATAAGAGAAGTAGCAATGAACGGTGAAGATGTACTTTTTATCGGTACAAAGAAACAGGCACAGGATGCTATTAAGGAAGAAGCTGAAAGAAGCGGTCAGTACTTTGTGAACGCCAGGTGGTTAGGTGGTATGCTCACCAACTTCAAGACTATCCAAAAGAGAATCAACAGACTAAATCAGTTGACTGATATGGAAAAGAACGGTGTATTTGATGTTCTTCCTAAAAAAGAAGTTATCAAGCTCAAAAAGGAAATGGAAGACCTCGAAAAGAATCTTGGCGGAATAAAGGCTATGAAGAGACTTCCCGGTGCAATGTTCATAGTAGATCCAAGAAAAGAAAGAAATGCAATATTAGAAGCAAGGAAACTGGGTATACCTGTTGTTGCTATTGTTGATACAAACTGTGATCCTGATGAAGTTGATTACGTAATTCCTGGTAACGATGATGCTATAAGAGCCGTAAAACTTATAGCTGCAAAGATCGCAGATGCGATCATTGAAGGAAGACAGGGCGAACAGTTGACAACTTCTGATGTTGAAGAAAATGGTGCTGAAGAAGCAGCAGAATAA
- the sigK gene encoding RNA polymerase sporulation sigma factor SigK encodes MLPDIFTAILGAINNIFFLCGYVSNPNSFPHPLSPEDEQRYIEMYKNGNEEARNVLIERNLRLVAHIVKKYNSYGSDCDDLISIGTIGLIKAISTFDQLKGTRLATYAARCIENEILMQIRSTKKIQNEVSLQDPIGIDREGNEITLIDVMGNEAESVIDEVELKMQVRRLYNKMRAVLKKREKTVLELRYGLLNGSSKTQREIAKMLGISRSYVSRIEKKAIKKLSKELKPESCHQ; translated from the coding sequence TTGCTTCCAGATATTTTTACAGCAATACTAGGAGCTATAAATAATATTTTTTTCCTATGTGGCTATGTCTCAAACCCGAATTCCTTCCCGCATCCTTTGTCGCCTGAAGATGAACAAAGGTATATAGAAATGTACAAAAACGGCAATGAGGAAGCAAGAAATGTACTGATAGAAAGAAATCTCAGACTTGTCGCACATATTGTAAAAAAATACAATTCATATGGTAGTGATTGTGATGACCTGATTTCTATAGGTACAATAGGTTTAATAAAAGCTATTTCCACATTTGATCAGCTCAAAGGTACAAGATTGGCAACTTATGCTGCCAGATGTATTGAAAATGAGATATTGATGCAAATCAGATCAACCAAAAAGATACAAAATGAGGTTTCACTGCAGGATCCCATCGGGATAGACCGCGAAGGTAATGAAATTACACTTATAGACGTAATGGGAAACGAGGCTGAGTCTGTTATAGATGAAGTTGAGTTAAAAATGCAGGTGCGGAGGTTATACAATAAAATGCGGGCAGTTTTGAAAAAGAGGGAGAAAACAGTGCTGGAGCTCAGATATGGCTTACTCAACGGAAGTAGTAAAACCCAGAGAGAAATTGCCAAGATGCTGGGTATTTCTAGATCCTATGTATCCAGGATAGAAAAAAAAGCAATAAAAAAGCTGAGTAAAGAACTAAAGCCTGAAAGCTGTCACCAGTGA